AAGCTTTTTGTCTATCCATTCATAACGATACAATTAAATTCATCCATGCAAATAAGACTTCCAAAACGCTTTATTGCCTTCTCCTTTGTGGGTGTTTCCGGTATTTTCGTCAACAGTGCGATTCTGTACTACGCAAAGGAATACCTGTATGTTCCCATTCCAATAGCATCCCTCATAGCCATTCAGATAGCCATATTTAACAATTTTTTCTGGAATCATCGATTCACCTGGACAGACAGGGGAATGAAGGGGTATCAGGCTATCAGAACTGGCTTGATTAGATTTACGCTGGTTAGCTGGATTGCCGGAGGGCTAAACTGGATCATTCTGCTCCTGCTTCATCACTATGTAGGAATCCACTATCTCCTGGCAAACTTGATCGCCATCTTTATTGCATCCATCTTGAATTATTTTTTGAATGATTTATGGACATTTCGTCACCCTGGGAATAACGAGAAATCTGATAACTGAGTTTTAGACTGTATCGCCTTCGGCAAACTGGAGGCGATATAATTTTTCATATAAGCCACCTGCTGTGCTCAAACTGGCATGGTTCCCCTGCTCAACAATCTCACCTGAATCCATGACCAATATTTTGTCAGCACTTAAAATGGTGGATAGGCGGTGGGCGATGACAATCACTGTCCGACCCTTCATCAAGGTTTCAATGGCAGACTGCACCGCTTTTTCAGATTCGGTATCCAAGGCAGATGTTGCTTCATCAAGGATTAGAATTGAGGGATCCTTGAGCAGTGCTCTGGCAATGGCAATGCGTTGTTTTTGACCACCTGATAACCGCGCCCCATGTTCACCCAACATGGTTTGGTAGCCCGCTTCCAGCTCGAGAATAAAATCATGGGCATTGGCTTTTTTGGCAGCTTCTTCAACGTCAAACTGA
This sequence is a window from Candidatus Neomarinimicrobiota bacterium. Protein-coding genes within it:
- a CDS encoding GtrA family protein; the encoded protein is MQIRLPKRFIAFSFVGVSGIFVNSAILYYAKEYLYVPIPIASLIAIQIAIFNNFFWNHRFTWTDRGMKGYQAIRTGLIRFTLVSWIAGGLNWIILLLLHHYVGIHYLLANLIAIFIASILNYFLNDLWTFRHPGNNEKSDN